The following coding sequences lie in one Klebsiella huaxiensis genomic window:
- a CDS encoding phosphate propanoyltransferase: MDKQLLESTVSKVLDEMRERPIPLGVSNRHIHLSAQDYAQLFPGHPISEKKALLQPGQYAAEQTVTLVGPKGQLKNVRLLGPLRSTSQVEISRTDARTLGVAAPLRMSGNLKGTPGIRLVSPFAELELSSGVIVAQRHIHMSPLDALILRVSHGDKVSVAIEGDERGLIFNNVAIRVSPDMRLEMHIDTDEANAAGADNPQAFARLVAPR; encoded by the coding sequence ATGGATAAACAGCTTCTGGAATCAACGGTCAGCAAAGTTCTTGATGAGATGCGCGAGCGCCCGATTCCGCTGGGCGTCTCGAATCGTCATATCCATCTGTCTGCGCAGGATTACGCGCAGCTTTTTCCCGGCCATCCCATCAGCGAGAAAAAAGCGCTGCTGCAGCCGGGGCAATATGCTGCGGAACAAACTGTCACCCTGGTGGGGCCAAAAGGGCAGCTCAAAAACGTACGCCTGCTTGGTCCACTGCGCTCAACAAGCCAGGTGGAAATATCGCGCACCGACGCAAGGACGCTGGGAGTGGCAGCACCGCTGAGAATGTCCGGCAACCTGAAAGGGACGCCGGGCATCCGTCTGGTCAGCCCCTTTGCCGAACTGGAATTATCTTCTGGGGTGATTGTCGCCCAGCGGCATATTCATATGTCGCCGCTGGATGCCCTGATCCTGCGGGTCTCCCACGGCGATAAGGTCTCCGTGGCAATCGAAGGCGACGAGCGCGGGCTGATTTTCAACAACGTGGCGATTCGCGTTTCACCGGACATGCGCCTCGAAATGCATATCGATACCGATGAAGCCAACGCTGCTGGTGCCGATAACCCGCAGGCCTTTGCCCGGCTGGTGGCCCCACGATGA